A single Aspergillus chevalieri M1 DNA, chromosome 3, nearly complete sequence DNA region contains:
- a CDS encoding putative GTP binding protein (COG:S;~EggNog:ENOG410PFGR;~InterPro:IPR030378,IPR027417,IPR006073,IPR014813, IPR023179;~PFAM:PF01926,PF08701;~go_function: GO:0005525 - GTP binding [Evidence IEA]), with amino-acid sequence MGFNIGKTSKRTPTRLRHKIAKASAAKGRKERKLAKKNPEWRSKVKKDPGIPNLFPFKDQLLHEIEEKKRLKEEEQNRIREEARERRRAEKQQQKAQTGAEGQTMIDEELMDDDDDMDADAGDSSNPMAALLASARARAAEYEDQHDDDDDDEEMDEDDDDEDGMDEDEESGGMSLGTSSVTPFDSNPSKESSRRAFDKVFKQVVDAADVVLYVLDARDPEGTRSKEVEHEIMAAQGGSKRLILILNKIDLVPPQVLKGWLVHLRRYFPTLPLKASNGTANAHSFDHKQLSVKGTSETLFHALKSYAHNKQMKRSVSVGVIGYPNVGKSSVINALMSRLNKGSSNACPTGAEAGVTTNLREVKLDGKLKLIDSPGIVFPNTNNSDKKSKKKKADEHARLVLLNAIPPKQIEDPIPAVNLLLRRLSKSEQLMNKLVEVYQIPAILPGQDQTTDFLIHVARKRGRLGKGGVPNIESAAMTVINDWRDGRIQGWANAPVLPVATTTADGTTKTPAAGEGVDTKQIVTEWAKEFKLEGLWGNGEGDEEMAE; translated from the exons ATGGGTTTTAACATAG GAAAAACTTCTAAGCGGACGCCTACCCGGTTAAGGCACAAGATCGCAAAGGCTTCTGCAGCCAAGGGTCGCAAGGAAAGAAAGCTTGCGAAGAAG AACCCTGAATGGCGCTCGAAAGTCAAGAAGGACCCCGGCATCCCCAACCTCTTCCCGTTCAAAGACCAGCTTCTCCATGAAATCGAGGAAAAGAAGCGCctgaaggaggaagaacagAACCGGATTCGCGAGGAAGCCCGTGAGCGTCGCCGTGCGGAgaaacagcagcagaagGCGCAAACCGGAGCCGAGGGTCAGACTATGATCGATGAAGAGCTTatggatgacgatgatgatatggatgCGGATGCCGGTGACTCGTCAAATCCTATGGCTGCACTTCTTGCTTCCGCGCGGGCTAGAGCGGCTGAGTACGAGGACCAacacgacgatgacgatgacgatgaggagatggatgaggatgatgacgacgaggatggcatggatgaggatgaggagagcGGTGGGATGTCGCTTGGCACTTCATCAGTGACGCCCTTCGATTCGAATCCATCCAAGGAAAGCTCGAGACGCGCATTCGACAAGGTGTTCAAGCAGGTCGTCGACGCAGCGGATGTCGTCCTCTATGTGCTGGATGCCCGTGACCCCGAAGGCACCCGGTCGAAGGAAGTCGAGCACGAAATCATGGCCGCCCAAGGAGGGTCGAAGCGATTGATTCTCATCCTCAACAAAATCGACCTTGTACCTCCCCAGGTGCTGAAGGGCTGGCTGGTGCACCTGCGCCGGTACTTCCCTACCCTGCCGCTCAAGGCCTCCAACGGCACCGCCAACGCACACAGCTTCGACCACAAGCAACTGTCTGTCAAGGGAACCTCGGAGACGCTCTTCCACGCCCTCAAGTCGTACGCACACAACAAGCAGATGAAGCGCTCGGTCTCGGTCGGTGTTATCGGCTACCCCAACGTCGGCAAGTCCTCCGTGATCAACGCCCTCATGTCCCGTCTGAACAAGGGCTCCAGCAACGCCTGCCCAACGGGCGCCGAAGCCGGCGTGACCACCAACCTGCGCGAAGTCAAGCTCGACGGCAAGCTCAAACTCATCGACTCCCCCGGTATCGTCTtccccaacaccaacaactccgacaagaagtccaagaaaaagaaggcagATGAGCACGCCCGTCTCGTGCTGCTCAACGCCATTCCGCCCAAGCAGATCGAGGACCCCATTCCCGCCGTCAACCTCCTGCTCCGCCGCCTATCCAAGTCAGAGCAgctcatgaacaagctggTCGAGGTCTACCAGATCCCCGCGATCCTCCCCGGCCAGGACCAAACCACCGACTTCCTGATTCACGTCGCCCGCAAGCGCGGCCGTCTGGGCAAGGGTGGTGTTCCCAACATCGAGAGCGCAGCGATGACCGTTATCAACGACTGGCGCGATGGTCGTATCCAGGGCTGGGCTAACGCCCCGGTCTTGCCTGTTGCAACTACAACGGCTGACGGAACCACAAAAACCCCCGCTGCCGGCGAGGGCGTGGACACGAAACAGATTGTCACGGAGTGGGCGAAGGAGTTCAAGCTCGAGGGATTATGGGGGAATGGCGAGGGTGATGAGGAGATGGCCGAGTag
- a CDS encoding uncharacterized protein (COG:L;~EggNog:ENOG410PGPZ;~InterPro:IPR021109,IPR000477,IPR000953,IPR036397, IPR023780,IPR012337,IPR041373,IPR023779,IPR043502, IPR041588,IPR001584,IPR016197,IPR043128;~PFAM:PF17917,PF13650,PF17919,PF00078,PF00385, PF17921,PF00665;~go_function: GO:0003676 - nucleic acid binding [Evidence IEA];~go_process: GO:0015074 - DNA integration [Evidence IEA]), with amino-acid sequence MAHYFPERPRKYNDSCPCWDWNCACRGYLLHPEHSSMHWTACYEDDCIVHFEIKDYYPSPRRLRQPRWQASLSATQRGYHLKFTTPVLNQLARVMVDSGATGNYMDPRFQRQLGILGIEKAQPEPISGLNGENLGSHLTVESGFVPMAVADHEERINFDVTPLGQYDIVLGIPWLRNHNPEINWKTGQMNFANCDCPRTMKGPSQREAGTSPRSTGRRPGRYVKQPRGGLRMNNRETNDTATNIVLAATRASERHWLMNLPGWAPDTTQKYCEYLMDEDIPKRSAPIEEYRSERVDSNQEASDSELGSWEWIDHKELAATTQEPQIPQEYIEFQHLFKQPERPELPDHGPHDHRIPLMEGKTPTCKKIYPMSERESKILREYIEEQLAKGFIRPSTSPAGHGVLFVPKKDGSLRLCADYRPLNAITIKDRHPLPRVDEMQDRIRGAKWFTKFDLVDAYNRLRIARGEEWKTTIRTKYGHYEYLVMPFGLTNAPASFQRFIYDVLGVYLDIFVIVYLDDILVFSSTFEEHVQHVKKVLQKLEEAKLRLKLKKCEFHVQETEFLGHWITTEGIQMDKNKVQAILDWPELKNTKEVQQFTGLVNYYRRFLKDYSQFMTPLFKLLKKGQEFQWGPEQRQAFQQAKERIVSAPALVQFDPEKETTIETDASDYAIGMRMTQPGPDGKPRAVAFHSRKLVQAELNYDIHDKELLAIVVAFKTWRVYLEGAQHTVLVKTDHKNLTFFTTTKELTRRQARWAEVLSQYDFKIIHCKGNENGQADALSRRPDYEIKDRTINPAILKTNEDGTISYNHQVLAATMHTSNEPLEKKIIEETQKDKMIQDMIENSAENDKLTTDNNGLVYLHNLIYVPKSMRNEIISMHHDTPPHGHLGTEKTAEQIMRNYYFPNTRKVVQEYVKNCETCIRDKAARHQPYGKMQSPDAPTHPWEWVTIDFITQLPTSQGYDSITVITDRMTKYIHLVPAKGTMTAADMAQIFLKHVITNHGMPQKITSDRDKLFTSKFWTTLTNLMGIEHRLTTAYHPQANGQTERTNQTIEQYLRHYINYEQDDWVRFLPMAQFAYNNAEHSTLKVTPFYANYGYHPVLYEKPRLQESTSEAANETVQKLKNLHQQMSRDIDFMNLRAAIYYDKHHGEGPTLKRGEKVFLLRRNIKTKRPSQKLDHQKIGPFTIEEKTGPVNYRLKLPKSMKRIHPVFHISLLEPAPKNAIPTENIEIESEDDEYEVEQVLDYRQVNGRPCYLIKWKGYDTSENTWEPIANLTGCHQLVKEYHQRRSNRNSPRRKENPSSESN; translated from the coding sequence atggcgcattattttccagaacgacctaggaaatacaacgacagctgtccttgttgggattggaactgtgcatgcagaggatatctactgcatccagagcattcaagtatgcactggactgcatgttatgaagatgactgcatagttcattttgagatcaaggattattacccaagtccacgacgtctacggcaaccaagatggcaagcgagcctatcagcgacacaacggggataccacttgaaatttacgacaccagttctcaatcaactagccagagtgatggttgactcaggagctactggaaattacatggatcctagattccagcgacaattggggatcttaggaattgagaaggcgcagccagagcctatctcaggactgaatggtgagaatttgggaagtcacctgacggtcgaatcgggatttgtccctatggctgtagcggatcatgaagaaaggatcaatttcgacgtgacaccgctgggacaatacgatatagtgttggggattccatggctcaggaatcacaacccggaaatcaactggaaaactggacaaatgaactttgcaaattgcgattgcccaagaacaatgaaaggaccgagtcaacgggaggccgggacctcaccacgatctacaggcaggagacctggtagatacgtgaagcaaccgagaggtgggttgagaatgaataacagagaaacgaatgacacagcgacgaatattgttttagcagccaccagggcctcagaacgacattggctgatgaatttacccggatgggcaccggacacgacccagaagtattgcgaatacttgatggacgaggatatacccaagagatcagcgccgattgaggaatatcgctcagaaagagttgatagcaaccaagaagcatcagactcagagctaggctcatgggaatggattgaccataaggagctagcagcaacgactcaggaaccacagattccacaggagtatattgagtttcagcacttgttcaagcagcctgaacgacctgaactaccagaccatggaccacacgatcatcgcataccccttatggaagggaagacaccgacatgcaagaaaatttacccgatgtcagaacgagaatcgaaaatactacgggaatatatcgaagaacaattggcgaaaggattcatcagaccatcgacatcaccagcagggcacggagtcctatttgtaccgaaaaaggatggaagcctacgactatgtgcagattatcgaccactcaacgccatcaccatcaaagatcgacacccattaccacgagttgatgaaatgcaagaccgaattagaggagcaaaatggtttaccaaatttgaccttgtggacgcctacaatcgactacgaattgccagaggagaagaatggaaaacgaccatcagaacgaaatatggacattatgaatatttggtcatgccatttgggcttaccaacgcaccagcatcattccaacgattcatctatgatgtacttggagtatatctcgacatcttcgtgatagtctaccttgatgacatcttggtcttctccagcaccttcgaagaacatgtgcagcatgtcaaaaaagtactgcaaaaacttgaggaagcgaagctacgattgaagttgaagaagtgcgaattccatgttcaggaaaccgagttcttaggacactggatcactacagagggaatccagatggataagaacaaagttcaagcaatcttggattggccagaactgaagaacaccaaggaagttcaacagtttacaggacttgtgaactactaccgacgattcttgaaggactactcacaattcatgacaccactgttcaaattgttgaaaaagggacaagagtttcaatggggaccagaacaacgacaagcgtttcaacaagccaaggaaagaattgtatctgcaccagcacttgtgcagttcgacccagaaaaggaaaccacgattgaaacagatgcatcagactatgccattggtatgaggatgactcaaccaggaccagatggaaaaccacgagccgttgcattccactcacgaaaactagttcaagcagaattgaactatgacatccatgacaaggaactgctagccatagtggtagcattcaagacttggagagtctatttggaaggagcacaacacactgtacttgtgaaaacagatcacaagaatctgaccttcttcacaacaaccaaagagttgactcgaagacaggccagatgggctgaagtactatcgcaatatgacttcaagatcatccactgcaaaggaaatgagaatggacaagcagacgcactcagtcgacgaccagactatgagatcaaggacagaacgatcaacccagcgatattgaaaaccaacgaagatggaaccatcagctataaccaccaggtgttagcagcaacgatgcatacctcaaacgaacctttggaaaagaaaatcattgaagaaacacaGAAAGATAagatgatccaggatatgattgaaaactcagcagaaaacgacaaattgaccactgacaacaatggattagtgtattTGCACAacctcatctatgtgccaaagagcatgagaaatgagatcatcagcatgcaccatgacactccaccccacggacatttgggaacagagaaaacagctgaacaaatcatgagaaactactacttcccaaacacgcgaaaagttgttcaagaatatgtgaagaactgtgaaacttgcattcgagataaggcagcaagacatcaaccctatgggaaaatgcaatccccggatgctccaacacatccatgggaatgggttaccatcgacttcatcacacagttaccgacatcacaaggatatgactcgatcacagtcatcacagatcgaatgaccaaatatattcatttggtgccagccaaaggaaccatgaccgcagcagatatggcacagatattcctgaagcatgtcatcaccaaccacggaatgcctcagaagatcacctcagacagagacaaactgttcacttcaaaattctggacgacactcacgaacttgatgggtatagagcaccgcctcaccacagcctaccacccacaagcaaatggccAAAccgaacgaaccaaccaaacaattgaacaatacctacggcactacatcaattacgaacaagatgattgggttagattcctacccatggcacagtttgcatataacaatgcagagcattcaacactcaaagtaacgccattttacgccaattatggataccacccagtgctatatgaaaagccacgactacaagagtccacatcagaagcggcaaatgagacagtccaaaagctgaagaacttacaccaacaaatgtcaagagacatcgacttcatgaacctacgagcggctatatattacgacaagcaccacggagagggacctaccttgaagaggggggaaaaagtattcctgctccgcagaaatatcaaaacaaaacgaccaagtcaaaagctcgatcaccagaagattggacctttcaccattgaagaaaaaacaggaccagtgaattatcgcttgaaactaccgaaatcaatgaagcgcatacatccagtatttcacatctcgctattggaaccagcaccgaaaaacgccataccAACAGAAAACattgaaatcgaaagcgaagatgatgaatatgaagtggAACAAgttctggattaccgacaagtcaatggacgaccatgttacttgatcaaatggaaaggatacgatacctctgagaacacatgggaacctattgcgaacttgactggttgccaccagttggtgaaggaataccaccagcgacgaTCGAATCgaaattctcccagaaggaaggagaatccATCATCTGAGTCAAACTAG
- a CDS encoding HAD family hydrolase (COG:S;~EggNog:ENOG410PK94;~InterPro:IPR041492,IPR006439,IPR023198,IPR036412, IPR023214;~PFAM:PF13419;~go_function: GO:0016787 - hydrolase activity [Evidence IEA]) codes for MTEGSFSAPPQIHTFDGVLSDFDGTIVDSTDAIVKHWHKIGDELGVDPKAILATSHGRRSIDTLALYDKSKANWEYVSYIEGRIPQQYGSDAIEIPGARTLLSALESSRANWGVVTSGTRALVDGWLGVLGLAHPRVLVVAEDVELGKPDPRCYLLGREKLGLENSGSESIVVLEDAPSGIKAGKAAGFKVLALATTHTLAQLRHAGADWIVKDLSSVEVKGVEGGKVALEIRDAFQ; via the exons ATGACCGAAGGATCATTCTCAGCCCCTCCGCAAATCCACACCTTCGACGGAGTCCTCTCCGACTTTGACGGCACGATTGTTGACTCGACAGATG CAATCGTCAAGCACTGGCACAA AATCGGTGATGAACTGGGCGTAGACCCGAAAGCCATCCTGGCTACGTCCCACGGACGAAGGAGTATCGATACATTGGCGCTGTATGACAAGAGCAAGGCCAATTGGGAGT ATGTCAGCTACATCGAAGGCCGCATCCCCCAACAATACGGCTCCGATGCCATCGAAATCCCCGGCGCCCGCACCCTCCTCTCTGCCCTCGAATCCTCCCGCGCAAACTGGGGCGTCGTGACCTCCGGCACCCGTGCGCTGGTTGACGGCTGGCTCGGTGTCCTGGGTCTCGCACACCCGCGCGTCCTGGTTGTAGCCGAAGACGTTGAGCTGGGCAAACCTGACCCGCGCTGCTATCTTCTTGGTCGTGAGAAGCTGGGACTGGAGAACTCGGGGTCGGAATCCATTGTGGTGTTGGAGGATGCGCCGTCGGGGATTAAGGCGGGCAAAGCGGCGGGGTTTAAGGTGCTTGCGCTTGCGACGACACATACGCTGGCTCAGTTGCGGCATGCTGGGGCGGATTGGATTGTGAAGGATTTGAGCAGTGTTGAAGTGAAGGGTGTTGAGGGGGGAAAGGTGGCGCTGGAGATTCGGGATGCGTTTCAATAG